A single window of Sulfurovum sp. UBA12169 DNA harbors:
- a CDS encoding cbb3-type cytochrome oxidase assembly protein CcoS → MEALYDVIIIGGGPGGIGSAVEAKVLGLERILMIEKTENHSHTIRKFYKDNKRVDKDWQGQTVVLEGNIDFADGTKESTLDYFDKLLDDGMIDTRFNCMVEKVEKKEGIFYVTTPCGLDKAKNVIVSIGRMGKPNKPSYKIPASLKTQINFNLDKCGNQEKILVVGGGDSAVEYACELSCCNDVTLNYRKETLTRPNPVNQKMIAQYVQNQTVTLRLGEDIEGLEAEHGQVKVSFTNGYEKYDRIIYAIGGTTPKDFLKSCGIALDESGEPIFDENYETQAKGLYIAGDIAFRNGGSIAIALNHGYKIVNHILRNKI, encoded by the coding sequence ATGGAAGCACTTTATGATGTGATTATTATCGGAGGCGGACCGGGAGGAATCGGTTCGGCCGTAGAGGCAAAGGTCCTTGGGCTTGAGCGCATATTAATGATAGAAAAAACTGAGAACCATTCACATACTATCAGAAAATTTTACAAAGACAACAAAAGGGTGGACAAAGACTGGCAAGGTCAAACCGTAGTATTGGAAGGAAATATTGATTTTGCGGATGGAACCAAAGAGAGTACGCTGGATTATTTTGATAAGCTTTTGGATGACGGAATGATCGATACACGCTTTAACTGCATGGTTGAAAAGGTAGAAAAAAAAGAGGGTATATTTTACGTAACCACGCCTTGCGGTCTGGATAAGGCTAAAAATGTGATTGTAAGTATCGGCCGCATGGGAAAGCCCAATAAACCTTCTTATAAAATTCCTGCTTCGTTAAAGACACAAATCAATTTCAATTTAGATAAATGCGGCAATCAGGAAAAAATATTGGTTGTAGGCGGCGGTGACAGTGCCGTTGAGTATGCATGTGAGTTGAGTTGCTGCAATGACGTGACACTTAACTACCGTAAAGAAACATTGACAAGGCCCAACCCTGTCAATCAAAAAATGATTGCCCAATATGTTCAAAATCAAACCGTTACACTTAGGCTGGGGGAAGACATAGAAGGTCTTGAGGCTGAACATGGGCAAGTTAAGGTGTCTTTTACCAACGGATATGAAAAATATGACAGGATTATATATGCGATTGGCGGGACGACACCCAAAGATTTTTTAAAAAGTTGTGGAATTGCGCTTGATGAAAGCGGAGAGCCTATTTTTGATGAAAATTATGAAACTCAAGCAAAAGGGCTTTATATTGCAGGAGATATAGCGTTTAGAAACGGAGGCAGCATCGCGATTGCATTAAACCATGGGTATAAAATTGTAAACCATATCCTTAGAAATAAAATTTAA
- the efp gene encoding elongation factor P — protein MATIGMGDIKKGARLEMDGNPYKVIEFQHVKPGKGAAFVRMKIKNLGTGKVIEKTVHAGDKFEVPALEQKTMQYLYDDGEMLQFMDTTTYEQFALTHEQVGKETFDFMIDGMEADVLFHNGHAISVEIPQTVVLKVVETPPNFKGDSQGGKKPATLESGAVIQVPFHILEGEMVKVDTVEGKYLEKAK, from the coding sequence ATGGCTACAATAGGTATGGGTGATATCAAAAAAGGCGCCAGACTGGAAATGGACGGAAACCCCTATAAGGTGATAGAGTTTCAACATGTTAAGCCCGGCAAAGGTGCAGCATTCGTCCGAATGAAGATCAAAAATCTCGGTACAGGAAAAGTGATAGAAAAAACTGTCCATGCAGGGGATAAGTTTGAAGTCCCTGCGCTTGAGCAAAAAACGATGCAATATCTTTATGATGATGGCGAGATGCTGCAATTTATGGATACTACAACTTATGAACAGTTCGCTTTGACCCATGAGCAAGTAGGCAAAGAAACATTTGATTTTATGATAGACGGTATGGAGGCAGATGTACTTTTCCATAACGGTCATGCCATTTCAGTTGAAATTCCTCAAACGGTTGTGCTTAAAGTGGTTGAGACCCCGCCCAACTTCAAAGGGGATTCCCAGGGAGGCAAAAAGCCGGCTACACTTGAGAGCGGTGCGGTTATACAAGTACCATTTCATATTCTTGAGGGCGAGATGGTTAAGGTGGATACAGTTGAAGGTAAATATCTGGAAAAAGCAAAATAA